A genomic stretch from Chitinophaga agri includes:
- a CDS encoding iron-sulfur cluster assembly scaffold protein — protein sequence MAYAERVLDYYNNPRNAGTLDKSSPQVGTGFIHVPEYIEVVRIQIEVSPKRHVIMDARFKTFGCGAAIAATSITTEWLKGKTIEEAAKLDHMNIVEALSLPPAKIHCTILIEDAVKAAINDYREKNGMGPLSEEEELEELEEEEY from the coding sequence ATGGCTTACGCTGAAAGAGTTCTGGATTATTACAATAACCCCAGAAATGCAGGAACACTGGATAAGTCCAGTCCGCAGGTAGGAACAGGGTTCATACATGTGCCGGAGTACATAGAGGTAGTAAGGATACAGATTGAAGTGAGTCCGAAAAGGCATGTTATTATGGATGCGCGCTTTAAGACATTTGGATGCGGCGCAGCCATCGCAGCCACCTCTATCACTACAGAATGGTTGAAAGGGAAAACAATCGAGGAAGCGGCGAAACTCGATCACATGAACATCGTAGAGGCCCTCAGTCTCCCGCCAGCCAAGATTCACTGTACCATTCTCATTGAAGATGCTGTTAAAGCCGCTATCAATGATTACAGAGAAAAGAATGGTATGGGACCGCTGAGTGAGGAAGAAGAACTGGAAGAGCTGGAAGAAGAAGAGTATTAA
- the gldF gene encoding gliding motility-associated ABC transporter permease subunit GldF: protein MLAIFKKEIHQFFSSITGYVAIILFLLANGLLLFVFPDTSLLDYGYANLDPLFELAPMIYLLLIPAITMRSFAEEFKTGTMELLSTKPLSWGQIVTGKFAAGLLVVLISLIPTVVYYIAVRQLSADPAHLDNGGMAGSYIGLFLLGAVFTAIGVWSSSLTTNAVVAFLIAIFTCYIFYNGFDALSKLPAFSGSADYYLRMAGIKFHYTSISRGVVDSRDVIYFLSVIGLMLYLTRLSLQRRIWD from the coding sequence ATGCTAGCAATCTTTAAAAAGGAAATACATCAGTTTTTCAGCAGCATAACCGGATATGTCGCCATCATCCTATTTCTGCTCGCCAATGGCCTGCTGCTATTCGTTTTTCCCGATACCAGCCTGCTTGATTACGGATATGCCAACCTCGATCCTCTTTTCGAGCTGGCTCCCATGATCTATCTGCTCCTCATTCCGGCTATTACCATGCGCAGTTTTGCGGAAGAGTTTAAAACCGGCACCATGGAGCTGTTAAGTACCAAACCATTGAGCTGGGGACAGATCGTAACAGGTAAATTCGCCGCAGGTCTACTGGTCGTGCTGATCTCATTGATCCCCACAGTCGTTTATTATATTGCAGTCAGACAACTGAGTGCCGACCCTGCCCATCTGGATAATGGTGGCATGGCCGGTTCTTATATAGGTCTCTTCCTGCTGGGAGCTGTATTTACTGCTATCGGTGTATGGTCTTCCTCTCTGACCACCAACGCAGTAGTGGCTTTTCTCATTGCAATTTTTACCTGCTACATATTCTATAATGGCTTTGATGCGTTAAGCAAACTGCCGGCATTTAGTGGCAGCGCCGACTATTATCTGCGCATGGCTGGTATCAAGTTTCACTATACCTCCATTAGCCGTGGCGTGGTCGATAGCAGGGATGTGATCTACTTCCTGAGTGTTATTGGTCTGATGCTTTATCTGACAAGATTATCACTGCAACGCAGAATATGGGACTAA
- the gldG gene encoding gliding motility-associated ABC transporter substrate-binding protein GldG, producing the protein MAINRRKQYLQRAILVVGVLVGINILAAYFHTRWDLTAEKRYTLTPATKNLLRGLDSTVTIEVFLKGDYPASFRQLAQSSQELLEEFREYGGNRIQFSFQNPGQGLPDSSRMAFQQSLVEKGIMPFNMQVQEDANQGYSEKLIFPGALVHYGSKTVGVNLLKNQGGLNPEAAMNSSESLLEYQFANAIYQLQQKEPPLLGYMLGNGELLGAEVYDLLTSMQSSYLLDTLTLQYISYIPKEFDAIVFAKPASRFSDEDKLKIDQYVMNGGKVLWFIDELNASIDSLAHQESFVAFDKDLNLEDILFRYGVRINQDLVQDMQSDFVPQVVDRTGQMQPLAFPYFPLLTPTGAHPIVKNLDLVLSHFASSIDTVKGGNIKKTVLLTTSSNSRSVSSPTEVTWNSLRVKPNRRDFNKKFLPVAVLLEGEFTSLFRNRLDENTQMAIQKASGRPFKNNSDSINKMIVVSDADVVTNAFSQKSGPLQMGVNLYDQSMVYANREFLLNSLAFLTNNAGIMDARNKELTMRLLNPEKVKQEKSKWQVICFVVPIGLILLFASIFLFIRKRKYEV; encoded by the coding sequence GTGGCTATAAATAGAAGGAAACAATACTTACAACGGGCTATTCTTGTAGTGGGCGTTCTGGTGGGGATCAATATACTGGCTGCTTATTTTCATACCCGCTGGGATCTGACAGCGGAAAAGAGATATACACTTACTCCTGCGACCAAAAACCTGCTTCGCGGGTTGGACAGCACGGTTACTATAGAAGTTTTCCTGAAAGGCGATTATCCCGCCAGCTTCCGTCAGCTGGCACAGTCCAGTCAGGAATTACTGGAAGAATTCAGAGAATATGGCGGCAACCGCATCCAGTTCTCTTTCCAGAACCCTGGTCAGGGGCTGCCGGACTCTTCCCGCATGGCCTTCCAGCAATCCCTCGTAGAAAAAGGTATCATGCCTTTCAATATGCAGGTACAGGAAGATGCTAACCAGGGCTATTCTGAAAAACTGATCTTCCCGGGCGCACTGGTACATTACGGTTCAAAAACTGTAGGGGTCAACCTGCTGAAAAACCAGGGCGGACTGAATCCTGAGGCGGCCATGAACAGTTCAGAGTCGCTGCTGGAATACCAGTTTGCCAACGCTATCTACCAGTTGCAGCAAAAAGAACCACCCCTATTAGGTTACATGCTCGGTAACGGTGAGTTACTGGGTGCAGAGGTCTATGACCTGCTAACCTCGATGCAGAGCAGCTATCTACTGGATACGCTCACCCTGCAATACATCTCTTACATACCGAAAGAATTTGATGCGATCGTATTTGCCAAACCAGCTTCCCGGTTCAGTGATGAGGACAAGCTGAAAATTGACCAGTATGTGATGAATGGGGGGAAAGTGCTCTGGTTTATTGATGAACTGAACGCGTCTATTGACAGTCTTGCCCACCAGGAGAGCTTTGTTGCCTTTGATAAAGACCTCAACCTCGAGGATATCCTGTTCAGATACGGCGTGCGTATCAACCAGGATCTCGTGCAGGATATGCAGTCGGACTTCGTTCCACAAGTCGTGGACCGTACAGGCCAGATGCAGCCACTGGCATTCCCTTACTTCCCATTGCTGACACCTACTGGTGCGCATCCTATTGTGAAGAACCTGGATCTTGTACTGAGTCATTTCGCCAGCTCTATCGATACTGTAAAAGGAGGGAATATCAAAAAAACTGTCCTGCTGACCACTTCCAGCAACAGCCGGAGTGTAAGCTCGCCCACAGAAGTGACCTGGAACAGTCTGCGCGTAAAGCCTAACCGACGCGATTTCAATAAGAAATTCCTGCCGGTAGCGGTATTACTGGAAGGAGAATTTACCTCTCTGTTCCGCAACCGTCTGGATGAAAATACACAGATGGCCATTCAGAAGGCATCGGGCCGGCCATTTAAAAATAACAGCGACTCGATCAACAAAATGATCGTCGTAAGTGATGCTGATGTAGTGACCAATGCTTTTTCCCAGAAAAGTGGCCCCCTGCAAATGGGTGTTAACCTCTACGACCAGTCTATGGTATATGCCAACCGTGAATTCCTGTTGAATTCCCTGGCATTCCTGACCAACAATGCAGGTATCATGGATGCACGTAATAAAGAGTTAACTATGCGTTTGCTGAATCCGGAAAAAGTGAAACAGGAGAAAAGCAAATGGCAGGTTATTTGTTTCGTTGTTCCCATCGGATTGATCTTATTGTTCGCATCCATCTTCCTGTTTATCAGGAAGAGAAAGTACGAAGTATAA
- a CDS encoding bifunctional UDP-N-acetylmuramoyl-tripeptide:D-alanyl-D-alanine ligase/alanine racemase, whose protein sequence is MYNAESISKVLKGELLQQTGHPEIEHILLDSRKLSFPETSVFIPLVSSRRNAHQYIPELYEKGVSNFIVSEPIPQEKYPKANIIQVKDTMQALHALVAYHRQQFHIPVIGITGSNGKTIVKEWLYQLLEKDYNIIRSPKSYNSQIGVPLSVWPLKAEHQLAIFEAGISQPGEMEHLEKIIRPTIGIFTNIGEAHNEGFLNIRQKINEKLVLFSKSELLIYCKDYLTLNECVLNFHNLVGKKDGHDTGLQLFSWSRKTEADLRVISVDKHEHHSRIDALYQTIPIHITIPFVDEGSVENAIHCWALMIHLGMEQSVIQQRMDQLGNIAMRLELKQGINNCSVINDSYNSDLGSLTIALEFLQQQQQHPTRTVILSDILQSGKSDASLYEEVASLLQQKGINKVIGIGKNISREKKCFQQVPGLKSSFFLTTEEFIQQFNQQDFQHETILLKGARIFEFERIGKLLEQKVHQTIMEINLTAVTHNVKHYQSLLKPGTKLMAMVKAFSYGSGSFEIANLLQFHGVDYLAVAYADEGVELRRAGITMPIMVMNPEPSSFDAILQWNLEPEIYSLYLLKQFEEEVQLAGKTAFPVHIKLDTGMHRLGFEKKDIPELARSLSDNIYLKVNSVFSHLAASEDPEMDAFTRQQGQSFFEMSHELQKALGYAVIRHIANSAAIERHPDLQLDMVRLGIGMYGIDSAEKMQEQLRPASSLKTTVAQVKHLNTGDTVGYGAKWVAKGPSVTATVRIGYADGYPRSLSNGKGKMLVRGQLAPVAGVVAMDMLMLDVTHIPDVTEGDEVIVFGNELSVQQVAAWADTIPYEILTGISQRVKRVYFEE, encoded by the coding sequence GTGTACAACGCAGAAAGTATCAGCAAGGTGCTGAAAGGTGAACTATTGCAGCAGACGGGTCATCCGGAGATCGAACACATTTTGCTGGACAGCAGGAAACTCAGTTTTCCTGAAACATCTGTTTTCATACCGCTGGTAAGCAGCCGGCGTAACGCCCACCAATACATACCTGAGCTGTATGAAAAGGGTGTTTCCAATTTTATTGTGAGTGAACCTATCCCACAGGAAAAGTATCCAAAGGCTAACATTATACAGGTAAAGGACACCATGCAGGCCCTGCATGCACTCGTCGCCTACCACCGCCAACAGTTTCATATTCCCGTGATCGGCATTACGGGCAGTAACGGTAAGACAATCGTAAAGGAATGGCTGTACCAGTTACTGGAAAAAGATTATAACATTATTCGTAGCCCTAAAAGCTACAATTCACAGATAGGTGTTCCCCTGTCGGTTTGGCCCCTGAAAGCAGAGCATCAGCTGGCCATTTTTGAAGCTGGTATCTCCCAGCCCGGAGAAATGGAACATCTTGAAAAGATCATTCGTCCTACTATTGGCATCTTTACCAACATTGGTGAGGCACACAATGAGGGATTTCTTAATATCCGGCAGAAGATCAACGAAAAGCTGGTATTATTTTCCAAAAGCGAACTGCTGATCTACTGTAAAGATTATCTCACACTTAACGAATGTGTACTTAACTTCCACAACCTGGTAGGTAAGAAAGACGGCCACGATACCGGCTTACAGCTGTTTTCATGGTCCCGTAAAACAGAGGCCGACCTCCGCGTTATCAGTGTGGATAAACACGAGCACCATTCCCGCATAGACGCGTTGTATCAAACCATTCCCATACATATCACTATCCCATTTGTGGACGAAGGCTCTGTAGAGAATGCCATCCACTGCTGGGCACTTATGATACACCTGGGTATGGAGCAGTCCGTCATTCAACAGCGGATGGACCAGCTGGGCAATATTGCCATGCGCCTGGAATTAAAACAGGGCATCAATAACTGCTCCGTGATCAATGACAGCTACAACTCCGACCTCGGCTCACTGACCATTGCCCTGGAATTCCTGCAGCAGCAACAACAGCATCCAACACGTACTGTCATTCTCAGTGATATATTGCAAAGCGGCAAAAGCGACGCCTCTCTTTATGAGGAAGTAGCCAGCCTTCTGCAGCAGAAGGGTATCAATAAGGTGATCGGTATCGGGAAAAATATCTCCAGGGAAAAGAAATGCTTTCAGCAGGTGCCTGGCCTGAAGAGCAGCTTTTTCCTGACCACAGAAGAGTTTATCCAGCAGTTTAACCAGCAGGACTTCCAGCATGAGACCATTCTCCTGAAAGGCGCCCGTATATTCGAATTTGAGCGGATCGGGAAGCTGTTGGAACAGAAGGTACACCAGACCATTATGGAGATCAACCTGACGGCAGTTACCCATAATGTCAAACATTATCAGTCGCTGCTGAAACCCGGTACGAAACTGATGGCAATGGTCAAAGCTTTCTCTTATGGCAGCGGAAGTTTTGAGATTGCAAATCTATTGCAGTTCCATGGTGTAGATTACTTAGCCGTTGCTTATGCGGATGAAGGAGTCGAGCTGAGAAGAGCCGGTATTACGATGCCTATCATGGTTATGAATCCGGAACCCAGCTCTTTTGATGCCATCCTGCAATGGAACCTGGAACCCGAAATATATTCCCTCTATCTGTTAAAGCAGTTTGAAGAAGAAGTACAGCTGGCTGGTAAAACGGCCTTCCCTGTACATATTAAACTGGATACAGGTATGCACAGGCTCGGCTTTGAGAAAAAAGATATTCCTGAACTGGCCAGATCACTGAGCGATAATATTTACCTGAAGGTAAATTCTGTGTTCAGCCATCTGGCAGCCAGTGAAGATCCTGAGATGGATGCCTTTACCCGGCAGCAGGGTCAATCATTCTTCGAAATGAGCCATGAACTGCAGAAAGCCCTTGGATATGCGGTGATAAGACACATTGCCAACAGTGCAGCTATCGAACGTCATCCTGATCTTCAACTGGATATGGTAAGACTGGGTATTGGCATGTATGGTATAGACAGCGCCGAGAAGATGCAGGAGCAGCTCCGGCCGGCCAGTTCCCTGAAAACAACCGTGGCACAGGTAAAACACCTGAATACCGGTGATACGGTAGGTTATGGTGCTAAATGGGTAGCCAAAGGCCCGTCCGTAACGGCGACAGTTCGCATCGGGTATGCGGACGGATATCCACGGAGCCTGAGTAATGGAAAAGGAAAGATGCTGGTACGCGGACAACTGGCCCCGGTGGCAGGTGTTGTGGCGATGGACATGCTGATGCTGGACGTAACCCATATTCCTGATGTAACAGAAGGAGATGAGGTAATTGTTTTTGGTAATGAGTTATCTGTACAACAGGTGGCCGCATGGGCAGATACCATTCCTTATGAAATATTAACAGGAATTTCGCAACGGGTAAAACGCGTATATTTCGAGGAATGA